The following coding sequences are from one Virgibacillus necropolis window:
- a CDS encoding glycerol-3-phosphate acyltransferase: protein MFYFLSIVIGYLFGCIHGSQLVGKFKRVDIKKSGVKNSGASNTTIILGWKYGIIVALIDVFKATISILFLLYILTNSGITGETTIIFVYINTLFIVIGHNYPITMNFRGGKGTASLVGAFLAIDWKVAVICIGVLFLFTLVTDYLVIGVLLMYIAFVVTSFVFLGMTPGIIAFVLFVLSLIMHKENYKRIFVKEETKLSSLFRTDKKVKF, encoded by the coding sequence ATGTTTTACTTTCTAAGTATAGTCATTGGTTATTTATTTGGATGTATTCACGGGTCACAACTAGTGGGTAAGTTCAAAAGGGTTGATATCAAGAAATCTGGGGTGAAGAATTCAGGTGCATCAAATACGACCATAATATTGGGATGGAAATATGGCATAATAGTAGCGTTAATTGATGTTTTTAAAGCCACAATTTCGATATTATTTTTATTATATATTTTAACTAATAGTGGCATAACGGGTGAAACCACGATTATTTTCGTGTATATTAATACATTGTTTATCGTAATTGGTCATAACTATCCAATCACCATGAATTTTAGAGGCGGAAAGGGGACTGCTTCATTAGTAGGTGCCTTCCTAGCAATTGATTGGAAAGTCGCAGTAATTTGTATAGGGGTATTATTTCTTTTTACACTGGTCACAGATTATTTGGTAATTGGCGTGCTTCTTATGTACATTGCATTCGTTGTGACATCCTTTGTTTTTTTAGGAATGACACCAGGAATCATTGCGTTTGTATTATTTGTCTTAAGTTTGATAATGCATAAGGAGAATTATAAAAGAATTTTTGTAAAAGAAGAAACGAAACTATCAAGTCTTTTTCGCACTGATAAGAAAGTTAAATTTTAA
- a CDS encoding M15 family metallopeptidase → MKKINKDILTWMIIIAFFGAVVFLYNKVNNHYVDLGEDASPPMKLHPIVEKKKDKLLEKTASIGIDVVITEKWRSNERQNKLYAQGRTENGNIVTHAEGGESYHNYGLAIDYAIRNENDTIIWNISYDGNNNGEKDWFEVAEIAKDLGFEWGGDWRNFKDYPHLQMDFGLSISQLQSGLRPTNEDKKEE, encoded by the coding sequence TTGAAAAAAATAAACAAAGACATCCTAACATGGATGATCATCATAGCATTTTTTGGAGCAGTTGTTTTTCTATACAACAAAGTAAATAATCATTATGTCGATTTGGGTGAAGATGCGTCTCCACCAATGAAACTTCATCCTATAGTAGAAAAAAAGAAGGATAAACTACTAGAAAAAACTGCTTCCATTGGGATTGACGTCGTGATTACAGAAAAGTGGCGTTCCAATGAGCGGCAAAATAAACTATATGCGCAAGGTAGAACAGAAAACGGGAACATTGTTACCCATGCAGAGGGCGGGGAATCTTATCATAATTACGGATTAGCAATTGATTATGCTATACGAAATGAGAATGATACAATCATTTGGAACATATCCTATGACGGAAATAATAATGGTGAAAAGGATTGGTTTGAAGTAGCGGAAATTGCTAAAGATCTTGGGTTTGAGTGGGGCGGTGACTGGCGTAACTTTAAAGACTATCCACATTTACAGATGGATTTCGGTTTAAGTATTAGTCAGCTACAAAGTGGTTTACGACCAACTAATGAAGATAAAAAAGAAGAATAA
- a CDS encoding ring-cleaving dioxygenase: MELKGIHHVSAITANAKQNYDFYTTILGMRLVKKTINQDDPSVYHLFYADEIGNPGTDLTFFEIPHAGTTYQGFGSISGTSLRVPNDEALAFWQTHFTEFDVDHDGIIEQGGRKVIHFRDPEQQRLALVSDETNIGVKGGKPWIRSSVPADKGIIGLGPTTLTVDNPAPTMAILTEILTFKQTGSYPSLIDGQDDILVFSTGEGGTGAEVHIEPRKDLSKERPGRGSVHHVAFRVDNEEELAKWKDRLVGARIPNSGLVDRFYFKSLYFREPNGILFELATDGPGFATDEDSEQLGESLALPPLFEDRRKEIEAKLEPLDTKRPR; this comes from the coding sequence ATGGAATTAAAAGGAATTCACCACGTATCTGCGATAACAGCAAATGCAAAACAAAACTATGACTTTTACACAACTATATTAGGAATGCGTCTTGTGAAAAAGACTATAAACCAAGATGATCCATCGGTGTATCACTTATTTTACGCAGATGAGATTGGGAACCCTGGAACTGATTTAACATTTTTTGAAATACCACATGCCGGGACAACCTATCAAGGATTTGGCAGTATTTCTGGTACGTCATTACGCGTACCAAATGATGAGGCATTAGCGTTTTGGCAAACCCACTTTACAGAATTTGATGTCGATCATGATGGAATTATTGAACAAGGAGGTCGAAAAGTCATTCATTTTCGTGATCCTGAACAACAGCGTTTAGCGCTTGTATCTGACGAAACCAATATCGGAGTCAAGGGTGGAAAACCGTGGATTCGAAGTAGTGTTCCAGCCGACAAAGGAATTATTGGGCTTGGACCAACCACGTTAACAGTCGATAACCCTGCACCAACCATGGCAATTTTGACTGAAATATTAACATTTAAGCAGACTGGAAGCTATCCATCATTGATAGATGGACAAGACGACATCCTTGTATTTTCTACAGGTGAGGGCGGGACTGGTGCAGAAGTGCATATAGAGCCTCGAAAGGATCTATCAAAAGAGCGCCCTGGACGTGGAAGTGTTCACCATGTTGCATTTCGTGTGGATAACGAGGAAGAATTAGCCAAATGGAAAGACCGCTTGGTGGGAGCACGTATTCCAAACTCCGGACTCGTAGACCGCTTTTACTTCAAATCGCTTTATTTTAGAGAGCCAAATGGCATACTATTTGAATTAGCAACAGATGGGCCTGGATTCGCTACAGACGAAGATAGTGAACAGTTAGGTGAATCATTAGCACTTCCACCACTTTTTGAAGATCGCCGGAAAGAAATTGAAGCAAAGCTGGAGCCACTAGATACCAAAAGACCGCGTTGA
- the ytzI gene encoding YtzI protein translates to MTGYIVLGIAIILVVLILTLITINKGYAFKHSIDELPEDKNEKDADHSNENHG, encoded by the coding sequence ATGACGGGTTATATCGTTTTGGGAATCGCAATTATACTGGTGGTGTTGATTTTAACGTTAATTACAATTAACAAAGGCTATGCTTTTAAGCATTCGATTGATGAATTGCCAGAAGATAAAAATGAAAAAGACGCAGATCATTCGAACGAAAATCATGGATAA
- a CDS encoding GNAT family N-acetyltransferase — MFKIRIPQASDYNEINHLFHSKENMHLADNDSIIEEDFYKESLSETTSKWFIIEKSGEVLAFIFFTIDTDSKGIKVKKFTINNTYRKKGLNEHLYKKLEQVASQNDLVYMQVEISPDYLDVIDFFTRKGWIKENNCYVKYIK, encoded by the coding sequence ATGTTCAAAATTAGAATACCGCAAGCAAGTGACTATAACGAAATTAACCATTTATTTCATTCGAAAGAGAACATGCATTTAGCCGACAATGATAGTATAATAGAAGAAGATTTTTATAAGGAATCACTCTCAGAAACAACCTCTAAGTGGTTTATTATCGAAAAGTCAGGAGAAGTACTTGCTTTTATATTTTTCACTATAGATACAGATAGCAAAGGGATTAAAGTGAAAAAGTTTACCATCAATAATACCTACAGGAAAAAAGGGTTAAATGAACATCTATATAAAAAATTGGAGCAGGTTGCAAGTCAGAATGATTTAGTGTACATGCAAGTTGAAATCTCTCCAGATTATCTAGATGTTATTGATTTCTTCACACGAAAAGGCTGGATAAAAGAAAATAATTGCTATGTGAAATATATAAAGTAA
- a CDS encoding ketopantoate reductase family protein produces MDIVIIGAGALGAYFGSRFHEGGANVTFLVREKRAKQLQDKGIKVYSPKGDYELLDPKIATSPTEIEHADLVLVSVKGYHIQGTLDSLKTLTEKGAHVLPVLNGIEHISMLQDQLGKDFILGGLSFIISTLNGDGHVIHSSDFDDLIFGPLQPTQTTICQELEDVLEKTTITGTNNKTILKELWKKYMFITAFSGITTATNLSIGPIREEADTFRIAEMILQEMKVLAKAYNVEILEEEVEAAKDKLLNLPAEATSSMHQDRRKGLTLEVDHLQGGAIRLAKAVGVDIPYTETIYGSIKPFEKQ; encoded by the coding sequence ATGGATATTGTAATAATTGGCGCTGGAGCACTTGGAGCATACTTCGGAAGCCGCTTTCATGAAGGTGGGGCAAATGTAACCTTTTTGGTTCGCGAAAAGCGTGCTAAGCAATTGCAGGATAAAGGTATCAAAGTTTATAGTCCAAAAGGGGATTACGAATTATTAGATCCGAAGATTGCGACAAGCCCAACAGAAATTGAACATGCGGATCTTGTCCTTGTCAGTGTAAAAGGCTATCACATTCAGGGGACGCTTGATAGCTTAAAAACGTTGACTGAAAAAGGCGCACATGTGTTACCTGTACTAAATGGGATTGAACATATTAGCATGCTACAGGATCAACTAGGAAAAGACTTTATTCTTGGTGGACTTTCCTTTATTATTTCAACTCTAAATGGTGATGGGCATGTTATTCATTCAAGTGATTTTGATGACCTGATTTTTGGACCATTACAACCTACACAAACGACGATTTGCCAAGAGCTAGAAGATGTTTTAGAGAAAACAACTATTACTGGAACGAACAATAAAACTATTTTAAAAGAATTATGGAAAAAGTATATGTTTATCACTGCATTTTCTGGGATTACTACAGCAACTAATCTATCGATTGGACCAATCCGTGAAGAGGCGGATACATTTCGAATTGCAGAAATGATTTTACAGGAAATGAAAGTTTTAGCAAAAGCATATAACGTGGAAATTTTAGAAGAAGAGGTAGAAGCTGCTAAAGACAAGTTGCTAAATTTACCAGCTGAAGCGACCTCATCTATGCACCAAGACCGTAGAAAAGGACTGACACTTGAAGTTGATCATTTGCAGGGCGGTGCAATCCGATTAGCTAAAGCAGTTGGTGTTGATATACCATACACCGAGACAATCTATGGTTCAATTAAACCATTTGAAAAGCAGTAA
- the ehuB gene encoding ectoine/hydroxyectoine ABC transporter substrate-binding protein EhuB — MKKLVVVSMFCFSLILLAACGSEESSGSSEGSEDLLTQLKEKGTVTVGFANEKPYAYQEDGELKGAAVDIATAVFKELGIHTVEGKLADFSQLIPGLNAGKFDVITAGMAINPDRCENADFGEPEMMYGEGLVVQAGNPLDLHSYKDIADNPDATVVIMQGATENEYVKSEGVSEDQIQSASDIPATFSAVSSGRASATTGTEMSLKMALETSNSDNLEFVSDFEQPDIEGIPSYGAAAFHKDSDTLREAYNEKLAELKEDGTVKELLEANGFSAENNSVPADITTEGICSGEQY, encoded by the coding sequence ATGAAGAAATTAGTAGTCGTTTCCATGTTTTGTTTTTCACTTATTTTATTAGCAGCCTGTGGTTCTGAGGAATCAAGTGGTTCTAGTGAGGGTAGTGAAGATTTATTAACACAGTTGAAGGAGAAAGGTACAGTAACCGTTGGATTTGCCAATGAAAAACCGTACGCATATCAAGAAGATGGTGAATTAAAAGGAGCTGCGGTAGATATCGCAACAGCAGTTTTCAAGGAACTTGGCATTCATACCGTTGAAGGAAAATTAGCGGACTTTAGCCAGCTCATTCCTGGGCTAAATGCAGGTAAATTTGACGTAATTACAGCAGGAATGGCAATAAACCCTGACCGTTGCGAAAATGCCGACTTTGGCGAACCAGAAATGATGTATGGTGAAGGATTGGTTGTTCAGGCTGGAAACCCGTTAGATCTTCACAGTTATAAAGATATTGCGGATAATCCAGATGCAACGGTCGTGATCATGCAAGGAGCTACAGAAAATGAGTATGTTAAATCTGAAGGTGTAAGTGAAGATCAAATTCAAAGTGCATCCGATATTCCAGCAACATTCTCTGCAGTATCATCAGGTCGTGCATCTGCGACAACTGGTACAGAAATGTCACTTAAAATGGCTTTGGAAACTTCTAACTCAGATAACCTAGAGTTCGTTTCTGATTTCGAACAACCTGATATTGAAGGTATTCCAAGCTATGGTGCTGCTGCATTCCATAAGGATAGTGACACACTACGTGAAGCATATAATGAAAAATTAGCTGAACTTAAAGAAGATGGAACAGTAAAAGAGCTTTTAGAAGCAAATGGCTTTAGTGCTGAGAACAATTCAGTACCAGCAGATATTACAACTGAGGGTATCTGTAGTGGTGAACAGTATTAA
- a CDS encoding amino acid ABC transporter permease gives MKGVEITVTVLLASVVLGYLMAFIAGFCRLSSNVILRKFTGFYVEVFRGTSLIVQLFWLYYALPILFGIEIGSNFWAGVLAISLNYGAYMSEVVRSSILSVAKGQTEASTALNMSRFQRMRLVIFPQAVRMMLPEFGNYLILMLKSTSLVSLIGMMDILYYGDILRSSNLSQAPTVYLLVLVFYFILALPLIWLTKKMESASKKGVAS, from the coding sequence ATGAAGGGTGTAGAAATAACAGTTACGGTTCTTCTCGCCTCAGTAGTTTTGGGGTATCTAATGGCATTTATTGCAGGTTTCTGCCGCCTTTCATCTAATGTTATCCTCCGAAAATTCACAGGATTTTATGTTGAAGTTTTTCGTGGGACATCATTAATCGTGCAATTATTCTGGCTTTACTATGCGCTACCAATTTTGTTTGGCATCGAAATAGGTAGTAACTTTTGGGCTGGTGTACTAGCAATCTCATTAAACTATGGAGCATATATGTCTGAAGTCGTTCGTAGCTCGATTCTATCTGTAGCAAAAGGGCAAACAGAGGCCTCTACAGCACTAAACATGTCACGCTTTCAACGCATGAGACTCGTAATCTTCCCTCAAGCAGTTCGGATGATGCTTCCAGAATTCGGTAACTATCTCATTCTAATGTTAAAGTCTACATCCCTCGTCTCCTTAATAGGTATGATGGACATTTTATATTACGGTGATATTTTACGAAGCTCCAATCTTTCTCAAGCACCAACTGTTTATCTGTTAGTACTAGTATTCTATTTTATTCTTGCCTTACCGCTAATTTGGCTTACCAAGAAAATGGAAAGTGCTTCTAAGAAAGGGGTGGCAAGCTAA
- the ehuD gene encoding ectoine/hydroxyectoine ABC transporter permease subunit EhuD — MNWSWDIFFESFPIIIEGLGITIALTIACYLFALLFGFVWTLLRQIPIKPVRWILLWIMEFIRSTPPLVQLFFIYYAWPMVPVVGMTLDPFTSAVLGLGIHYSTYIGEVYRTGINSVDKGQWEASRALNFSTRRKWTKIILPQAIPPTIPMLGNYLIIMFKEVPLASTIGVVGILAMANNYGADHWRYLEPLTIVAILFLVLSYPSAILVNKLERKFNRRFDKKGAVSND, encoded by the coding sequence ATGAATTGGAGCTGGGATATATTCTTCGAGTCCTTTCCTATAATTATAGAAGGTCTCGGAATAACAATTGCACTTACAATTGCATGTTATTTATTTGCATTACTATTTGGATTTGTCTGGACCCTATTGAGACAAATCCCTATAAAGCCAGTTAGATGGATTTTATTGTGGATTATGGAGTTCATTCGTTCCACACCACCACTTGTGCAGTTATTTTTCATTTACTATGCATGGCCAATGGTACCTGTAGTTGGAATGACATTAGACCCCTTCACAAGTGCAGTGCTCGGACTAGGTATTCACTACAGCACGTATATTGGTGAGGTGTATCGAACTGGAATTAATAGTGTTGATAAAGGACAATGGGAAGCATCCAGAGCACTAAACTTTTCAACGAGAAGAAAATGGACAAAAATTATTCTGCCACAGGCTATACCCCCAACCATTCCAATGCTGGGAAATTATTTAATCATTATGTTTAAAGAAGTTCCACTAGCATCAACGATCGGAGTTGTTGGTATTCTAGCAATGGCAAATAATTATGGTGCTGATCACTGGAGATATTTAGAACCACTAACAATTGTGGCAATCTTATTTCTTGTGTTAAGCTATCCGTCTGCAATCTTAGTTAATAAACTTGAACGTAAATTTAACAGACGATTTGATAAAAAAGGAGCTGTTAGTAATGACTGA
- the ehuA gene encoding ectoine/hydroxyectoine ABC transporter ATP-binding protein EhuA has protein sequence MTEPIVSYQDVHKSFGDVEVLKGIDLDIKPAEKVAIIGPSGSGKTTIIRMLMTLEQPTQGSIIVDGKNLWHMKKGEQLVPANEKHLRQVRGDIGMVFQHFNLFPHMTILENCMTAPIHVQKENKESAKNHSIEMLEKVGLGDKLDNYPNQLSGGQKQRVAMARALVMRPKIMLFDEVTSALDPELVGEVLEVIREIAKEGEMAMVLVTHEMEFARDIADRILFLDGGVIAKEGPPMEVLEDSDNERLQSFLHRFRT, from the coding sequence ATGACTGAACCTATTGTTAGTTACCAGGATGTTCATAAATCTTTTGGTGATGTGGAAGTACTTAAGGGAATTGACTTAGATATTAAACCTGCTGAAAAGGTTGCAATTATCGGTCCAAGTGGTTCTGGTAAAACAACTATTATTCGAATGCTGATGACACTTGAACAACCTACACAGGGAAGCATCATTGTTGATGGGAAAAACCTGTGGCACATGAAGAAGGGAGAACAACTTGTCCCCGCAAATGAAAAACATTTACGCCAAGTACGCGGTGATATCGGAATGGTGTTCCAACACTTTAACCTTTTCCCACATATGACCATCTTGGAAAACTGTATGACAGCACCAATTCATGTGCAAAAAGAAAACAAAGAATCAGCTAAAAACCATTCAATTGAAATGCTAGAAAAGGTTGGACTAGGCGATAAGTTAGATAATTATCCAAACCAGCTTTCAGGTGGACAAAAGCAACGTGTAGCAATGGCCCGAGCATTGGTAATGCGGCCTAAGATTATGTTATTTGATGAGGTTACGTCTGCTTTAGATCCAGAATTAGTCGGCGAGGTGCTTGAAGTAATTCGCGAAATCGCTAAAGAAGGGGAAATGGCAATGGTACTCGTTACCCACGAGATGGAATTTGCTCGTGATATTGCTGACAGGATCCTATTTCTCGACGGTGGCGTAATTGCAAAAGAAGGCCCACCGATGGAGGTTCTTGAGGATTCTGATAATGAAAGACTGCAAAGCTTTTTACACCGGTTTAGGACTTAG
- the murB gene encoding UDP-N-acetylmuramate dehydrogenase: MENYHHAYEKLIELTSEKNVMVNEHLNKHTYTKLGGKADFFVTPETYEQVQKIVKLANKENLPFTLLGNGSNLIVKDGGIRGIVLNLKQLSSIQTDETAIVAQSGARIIDTSRMALSKSLAGLEFACGIPGSVGGALFMNAGAYGGEIKDVLESTIVVDREGNLLELSADQLDLDYRTSNIPDNGYIVLEATFSMKKGSYDEIKAIMDDLTFKRESKQPLEYPSCGSVFKRPPGYFAGKLIQDSNLQGKQIGGAQVSLKHAGFIVNVDKSSAKEYIDLIHFVQDTVKEKFGVGLEREVKIIGEDLT, from the coding sequence GTGGAAAATTATCATCATGCGTATGAAAAACTAATTGAACTTACATCTGAGAAAAATGTGATGGTGAATGAACACTTGAACAAGCATACATATACAAAATTAGGTGGGAAAGCAGACTTCTTCGTAACTCCTGAAACATACGAACAAGTACAGAAAATAGTTAAGCTTGCAAACAAGGAAAACTTACCTTTCACATTACTCGGAAATGGATCTAATTTAATTGTGAAAGATGGTGGAATCCGAGGAATCGTGCTGAATCTCAAGCAGTTATCCTCTATTCAAACTGACGAGACAGCAATCGTTGCACAAAGTGGTGCAAGAATTATTGATACATCCCGGATGGCATTATCTAAAAGCTTAGCAGGTCTTGAATTTGCATGTGGAATTCCAGGTTCAGTCGGAGGAGCATTATTTATGAATGCTGGTGCTTATGGCGGGGAAATTAAGGATGTTTTGGAAAGTACCATCGTAGTAGACCGAGAAGGTAATTTACTTGAGCTTTCAGCAGATCAACTAGATTTGGATTACCGTACAAGTAACATTCCTGATAATGGATATATTGTGTTAGAGGCAACGTTTTCTATGAAAAAAGGAAGTTATGATGAAATTAAAGCAATTATGGATGACCTGACATTCAAAAGAGAATCGAAACAGCCTCTGGAATATCCATCATGTGGTAGTGTATTTAAGCGCCCACCAGGTTATTTCGCGGGGAAATTGATCCAGGATAGCAATCTACAAGGGAAGCAAATTGGTGGAGCACAAGTCTCGTTGAAGCATGCTGGATTTATCGTTAATGTAGACAAATCTTCCGCCAAAGAATATATTGATCTGATTCATTTTGTTCAAGATACGGTGAAAGAAAAGTTTGGCGTAGGATTAGAACGAGAAGTGAAGATAATTGGGGAAGACCTAACTTGA
- a CDS encoding alpha/beta fold hydrolase encodes MKKKYIIQITAFLIIIVGIAVITYLPEKAESRGHDSPPTVFVHGYKGTINSFGNMLYRFEEQYEWGNKSLIYKISNNGNIRVYNLNKGRAEPVFIQVILENNRASFRDGAQWLSTVLSHMKQHYQIDNVNIVGHSMGGLISMKYIEEYQNNMEHPVTEKLVTIGSPFDGVYSQTYFQINHDAAATDLKPNSAALQLLRKTKETIPGDLEVLSIGSTGDLIAKPKSVNAIRMIIPADQLKTVMIENNQLGHSELHENQQVDQLIYSFLWK; translated from the coding sequence TTGAAAAAGAAATACATCATCCAAATTACGGCTTTCCTCATCATCATTGTAGGTATCGCTGTGATTACGTATCTGCCTGAGAAAGCTGAGTCACGGGGACATGACTCACCGCCGACGGTTTTTGTTCATGGGTATAAAGGAACAATTAACTCATTTGGCAATATGTTATATCGCTTTGAAGAGCAGTATGAATGGGGAAATAAATCACTTATTTACAAGATATCAAATAACGGAAATATTAGGGTTTATAACTTGAATAAAGGGAGAGCAGAACCTGTCTTCATTCAAGTGATATTAGAGAACAATCGGGCAAGTTTTAGGGATGGAGCTCAATGGTTATCGACTGTTTTAAGTCATATGAAGCAGCATTATCAAATTGATAACGTAAATATTGTTGGTCATTCCATGGGCGGTTTAATTTCAATGAAATATATTGAAGAATACCAAAATAATATGGAACATCCAGTTACAGAGAAGCTTGTAACTATTGGCAGTCCATTCGATGGCGTATATAGTCAAACGTATTTCCAGATTAATCATGATGCGGCTGCGACTGACTTGAAGCCAAATTCTGCAGCACTACAATTACTTCGAAAGACTAAAGAAACAATTCCGGGTGATCTCGAAGTATTAAGTATAGGCAGTACTGGAGACCTGATAGCAAAGCCAAAAAGCGTTAATGCAATACGAATGATTATACCAGCGGATCAACTGAAAACCGTTATGATTGAAAACAATCAATTAGGACATAGTGAATTACATGAAAATCAGCAAGTCGATCAGTTGATTTATTCTTTTTTATGGAAGTAA
- a CDS encoding YbaN family protein has translation MKKVLLTIAGSISLGLGLLGIILPLLPTTPFLLLAAACYVRSSDKLYQWLITNKWFGSYIKNYRSGKGIPLKAKIVSISLLWISMGYTIFFVIPLFLVKLLLFLIAGVFTIVILKQKTLYKT, from the coding sequence ATGAAAAAAGTATTATTAACAATTGCAGGATCTATCTCATTGGGACTAGGGCTACTCGGCATTATTTTACCACTTCTCCCGACTACTCCATTTTTGCTACTTGCAGCTGCATGCTATGTACGGAGTTCAGATAAGCTGTACCAATGGTTAATCACAAATAAGTGGTTCGGATCATATATTAAAAACTACCGTTCAGGAAAAGGAATACCGTTAAAAGCGAAAATAGTAAGTATTTCTTTATTGTGGATTTCAATGGGATATACTATTTTTTTCGTAATTCCACTATTTCTTGTCAAATTACTTTTATTCCTAATAGCTGGAGTTTTCACCATAGTTATTTTAAAACAAAAAACATTATATAAAACATAG
- a CDS encoding histidinol-phosphatase HisJ family protein, whose translation MFDYHVHSNFSADCSTPMERSIERAIELGLHEICFTEHIDYEYPDPTIDFDLDLPSYAKKIKQLQQKYQNLITIKKGVELGVQPYLLDRYDQLMKQESFDFVICSMHTADKKDLHSGDFFKGKSQVEAYETYYQELLYCVKNYHAYSILGHIDLVKRYQAEPANHDFTDIISAIFKEIISTGKGIELNTSGVRYGLTNGMPSTDILKLYFDMGGEIITLGSDSHSEQTISFQFKESLELLKQIGFRYIATFDNQSPTFHAIK comes from the coding sequence ATGTTTGATTATCATGTTCACAGTAATTTTTCTGCTGATTGTAGTACACCAATGGAAAGAAGTATTGAGCGTGCGATTGAGTTAGGGTTACACGAAATCTGTTTCACTGAACATATTGATTATGAGTATCCAGATCCAACGATTGATTTTGATTTGGATTTACCAAGCTACGCTAAAAAAATAAAACAACTACAACAGAAATATCAAAATTTAATTACGATAAAAAAGGGTGTTGAGCTTGGAGTTCAGCCATATTTATTAGATCGCTATGACCAATTAATGAAACAAGAATCATTTGATTTTGTCATCTGCTCGATGCACACGGCAGATAAAAAAGATCTTCATTCTGGTGATTTTTTTAAAGGGAAGTCGCAGGTAGAAGCCTATGAAACGTATTATCAGGAATTACTTTATTGCGTAAAAAACTATCATGCATATTCTATATTAGGGCATATCGATTTAGTGAAGCGATACCAGGCAGAACCGGCAAACCATGATTTTACCGACATCATTTCGGCAATATTTAAAGAGATTATCTCTACTGGGAAAGGAATAGAATTAAATACATCTGGGGTTAGGTATGGTTTAACTAATGGGATGCCAAGTACAGATATTTTAAAATTATATTTTGATATGGGTGGGGAAATAATAACATTAGGTTCAGATTCGCATTCTGAACAAACGATTTCGTTTCAGTTCAAGGAATCGCTTGAATTACTAAAGCAAATAGGATTTCGCTATATTGCAACCTTTGACAACCAATCCCCAACATTTCACGCCATAAAGTGA